The region GAGAATATGTGCTGTAAGTtcttcagacacattttttttttgttttagctatttttgtcagatgacaATTTTTATGGAAGCAACCAAGAAGCACATTGTAACTTTAGAGGatctgcagagatccacagctcagatgtAACTATTAATCATGCACTTGGCAAAGCTAACCTTCATAAAAGAAAGATGAGAGGAGAGCCAACTTTTAACAAAAGTCATAAGAAGTCCCGTTTGACATTTCTGGTCGTATGAATCCAAAAAGAAACTTCCTAGCTGACTTTAAAGACAAGAAAGACTATGTGTGGATAAACAGTTACTTCCTGGACACATCATCTCAGCCGTGaagtatggtggtggcagcatcatgctggtgCGGGATGCAAATCTTtagcagaaatgaaaaaatagcaCGCtatgaaaagaagcaaaatatgAAGAAGGTTGACGGATTCTTCTTTCACCATGTTTATGAAATGGTTTGGCTATAAccatttattattatgttaaaaCATAATTGTGACCTAAACTGTtaccattaaaaacaataaaaaggtgTGAAATTTGTGAGTGTTTTACTCACTATTGCATTaaaattctgttatttattctttttgcggtcatttttattctttcaactcaagtaaatggaaatgaatgtattttacatatcttaatcttttatttttaaattagggCATTAACAACTTAAGAGATGCCCCAACTTTGACATTAAATAGTACTTGTTTGCACTTAAATAGGCAAAATAAACGTTAGACCTGATACGGTTCATACAGAAATCATTATCTAACTGGACAATGTTCAGCAAACGGGGTTCACAGTGTCGACAATAGAGGATCTGGAACAAATTTTTCCCCCACCCCAACAAACAATAAGTCAAGCCTGTGCTGTAAAAGTTCATCTTTTTATGAACTAGAAGGGTCTGAATGTTGTCCATGTTTCCACCAGATGTGAAGCCAACGTGACAATCGCCTCTCAAACCAACAAGCCCATCCCAGAATGCACCATTAAAAACCGTCCCAGCCTGATGGTGGAGAAGATCAACCTGTTCTCCATGTTCGGCACAGGAATCGCCATGAGCACCTGGGTCTGGACCAAAGCCACCTTCCTCATCTGGAAACGCACTTGGTTCAAGTAAGGAAACACTAAGTAACTTCAGAGACAAAAATCATATTTTGGCACCTACCAGGCTCTTATAATTTGTTACTTTTCAGGATCATTGGTCGAAGTGACAATGAACCTAAGAGGATAAAGAAGAGCAAGATGATTGCTAAGGCGTTCGCAATGAGAAAGGAGCTCCACAAGGACCCGGAGAAGGAGCTTTCCTTCAGCATGCATACCGTGTCACATGATGGCCCAGTGGGTTAGTATCTGAAACCTACTAATAGCGCCACCTTATGAGCTGTAACTGCAACTGCATGGGTTTATATTCAAATGGCTGTCCtaatttaaatacttaaatgaaaaaaaaaaaaaaaaaaaaaaataataataataataataataataataataataataaaaagagattGTCTGGGATTATCCACTTGAAACTTTTCTGTCATATGTAGggcatatattttatttcagagaagTGGTGGAAGCTGTAAGGCTTCTGGTTACGCTTTAAGCCTCTAGGACCACGTCAGACTTTAAGATGATTCTGATTTGAAACTCTGTGATTTCTCTTCTAATAGCAGGAATCAATTTTGACCTGAACGAGCCGTCCAACGATGTTTCATCAGCATGGGCGCACCATGTACCCAAGATGGTCGCCAGACGGGGAGCCATTCTGCCTCAGGACATTTCTGTCACTCCCACTGGGACTCCAGGTGagatttggctgttttgcagagAACCGGTAGGTTCTGACATTTTTTGCTCCTCTTTTGCCGGATTGTTAATTTACAATCCGGCAAACCAAAACATCCCTTAAACCtctcacattttcttatttgttctTACAATAATTCGTCTGTTCTGACAGTGCCTGCTCCAGAGGAGAGGAACAGACTGTGGATGGTGGAGGCAGACATATCACCTGAGatgataaaaaggaaaaaaaagaagaagaaaaggagaaaggagGTGCGTAACCCTGACGAGGTGGTGGAAAACCAGACTCGCCTTCAGCGAGAGTTTGGCCGCAGCTCAGTTCCTCGCCTGCCGAAACTTCCCTGCCACCCAAGCCTGGTGGCCAACCTGCGTGaacagcagaggcagcagacGATGGAGCAGGGGGTCCTGCCGGGCTCGTTGCCAGATTATGAACCCTGCGAGGAAAGGTGTTCATACTTGGAGTGCCAGAGCAGCAGAAACGGTTACGTGATGACCCGAGTTGATTGTCCAGAAAATCTGGGCCTCAGGCCAAGCTGTCACCCTTTGACTTCAAACTGGCAGCCCAGTGGATCGTCAATGTACCCCGGAGAGGTGGCGCATACTGACGGGCTGTCAGAGAGAATGGCTCATGTGGCTCGGGTACCGGCGGGCCGCAGGGCAGGCTACGGGCCCATCCACTCCAGGACCAATTTAATGGAGGCGGAGCTTATGGATGCTGACTCTGACTTTTAAAACAGCAGAgtaagcaagaaaagaaaaaaaaagtacctttAAGTAACTTTAAGAGATTCTTACTGAAGTGTACCAGGTGCAACATCACTAAGATCCTAAATATACGATTACTTTAAAATCTCTGTTATTTACATTGAGTGAGTGCGTCTGAGAGAGTGTGTTAGGAAAATGTATGGGACTAATAGAGAAATAAACTAAtgtaaatgtcttttaaaaagatTAGTTTTTATACCATATTCTGTACATTATCCTCTGATATGTTctttaaaagtaagaaaaaagcaacaacaacaacaactctgtGACAACAAAACAGATCAGGCAGCTAAGCTATTCATGTCTTGTAAACATGGCCTAATGTGGGGGCTACCTTATGAGGAGGAACACTTTACTTTCCACAtaacttaaaatttttgtttagaactgttttaaaacaacataatttgtatcttatatatatatatatgtgtgactGAATTTGGCAGCCGTCTGACCAGCGTGGCCTACAGCAGGTGTGGATGGGGCGTGCTTACTGGAgccagagaaaaggaaaaaagctaTTTTGTCACTTTCTCTTGAATCAGATTATTAGCTTTAAACCCCTGAAGGGTATTTTCTAGAGAAACATTTCTCATATCTGCCCGTAGTCAGCCCATTCCTACAAGAAAGTGAGCAACTTTTATTTCTAGGCACCAACCTTACTGATCAGCGATTTCCTCCACAATAAAAGGAAATCCTGGAGGTGATTAATAATTTTGGGGTAATACAGTCAAATTATTTCCAAGTAATTTATATCTCTAGTTTtgtattacaaaaaaagaagcataaaataTATGCCTTTCTccactgaaactgaaaatgagcTAACTTGATGTTCTAATGTTACCAGTATTAGAGAAATAATTACTAATTCAAACAGTAGAGTAAAAGTGGCATGAAGAAGAATGAAGTCTGCACGAGACCGTGCCACTTCACACTTCATTGGTTTACTTGAGTTTTACAGACAATCCCTTTGTCTGCCCTGGTATCCCTTCTTTTAGTGTTTCTTGACTTTTTGTAACCACAATGTTCTTGTGCAAAACTCTTTGATATTTGCTTTGTCGCCTGGTGCAACAATGCatctctttgtcttttgtttggaaaaaaaagaaaaacacttttgtgaAACTGCatttgtctgattttctttccacttttccGTTTTgtacatttagagaaaaaaatatgtatttgtaatGTATATACTGTTGTATATATTATGTTtaaagtggtttctggatgttaTTGTCCTCTTTGGTTTAGTGTTTCATCTGTGTCACAGATGCTTGGTTTCTCAGCAGAATATTTCCTCTTTTCCCTGTCTAAATTAAGGTGCTATTTATATTATTTGTGCGACTCTGCAAGTAGCTCACACATTCTGCAGagttgataaataaaaagggaTGAGTtgactgtatttttctttcaaataactCTTTCACTGTTATTTGGAatttaaccaaaacaaagtggtgAGGGGCAAGTTCACGCGTGCAGTTATATTGTTTCATagtcaacacaaaaaaactttctgtttttttttattatatttagtgAAAATcatattagatttatttaagctacacttttaataactgaaatgtGGTGTAGCTCATGTTCAGGAACTATTCAAAGATTAAATGAAGAGTGGTTTTTTTATGTCCTTGAAAAGTAAATACTTCTGTTTTTATAGACCGTTTCACAACATTGTTGTGTAGAAAATAATACTTTCACTTAACTGTGCAGCTAtgcttggtttgtttttatatgcaaataaaagtaataccacagaaaaaaagcatGGTCCAACcagtgttttgcttttatgcCAGCTTTGTCTCCTCTGACCGATCCGAAATACAGActttcccacctgagctgtgaattTCTACAGCTCCTTCTGTGGCACatccctcccgaccccactagggacaagggtgtacagaaaatggatggatggacggatggatggatggacagatggatggaatGCCTTTtacatacttttttcttttatcaatatGAATCTATGTGAGCTCACATATTATTACCTGTTTTATTCATGCTTTTGTGAAAGGTATTTTATGAATAAcctatgtattttttataattatttttacatgtctTTTTGAGCATAGTGAGTTTGTGATAACTGTACACGATGTGctctataaataaagttgaaatcaGCTTTTGTTGCGTCTCGAGCAGTCTCTTGCTGTGTCACCGCCTGGGGGCGCTAAACACACGCTTTCATTAAGTCAGACGTGcgataaaaagtcaaaattgtcaaaaatattaacgaaacaaaaaatatttagaggtTAATCATGTGGCGCATAGAGAATAAAGCATGATTTAGTATAAAATTAAACTGAGTAAATTTCAAGTTTTGCAacacaggaagaaaataaagagcacAGCTTGAAGCACACCACCCTCTCTGTCAGTAATGAGACGCCAGTCTGTAGCCGGTTGGCATAAGGAGGCGACCAAACACTGAGAGCTCATTTGgagagtggaaaaaaacacacgAAATGTCATTTAAAACGCCTTCATTGCTGTCTGGAGATGTCGACAACCTTCGGAAAAGATCAGTGGCTGAACCAACAGGTGATACAAACTGCTGAATTTTCTCCCAACTAATGGGCACCTGTATATCCGTTTTCTTAATCAGTCTGCTTGTTGCTTTTTGGCTAACTGCTTTTGTCTTAACTTCACCTGCGCAGTCAAGAAATCTCAATTTTTAtcgttttaaagttttatttttttatgcaaggTCCTCAGAAGTACATTTAGGGACATAATGATTACTTTGcaactttttaatcaattcaATGCAGTTGTTAAAATTGTATGTTTAAAACTACTGGGAAGAATGTACGATTTGATTATCACAACTAGGTTTAATGCAGTTTATTGCAATGATATGTGTTactttgtatattttatgttgattataaaataaattttgaattaTTGACTAAATTGCTTCCAaaagtcatttattattttcagacttttttaaaaaaattttttaaaactttctctcTTATGTATACAGACCACGTATTGTATTACCAGCATGTCTATGTTTTGAATTCCAAATCAAAGCATAACCCTCATTTGTGTGCTGTAATGCATTACAAATGTGATCAGTCTTGGAAGAGAGCAAATGGAGAAGAACGCTGCATGACTCTCATGAGCTTTTTGTTAGTCTCACACATTTCCACAGGAGGGCATTAGCTGTGGATGTCAGTCACAATCCGCATCCAGACTGTgtagaagacattttttaaaatttatttctttatttttgacagaaaactgtTGCGATCCTGAGCATCATCAGCAGTTCGCACGGCTGCAGATCCAGCCTCAGAGGCTGTTTGTTGGGCCCCATTATCCAGATGTGGGATCGCTGGCGACACCCTCCCCCGACGGTTCTGTTCATCACTTCTGCCAGTTCACGCCAAAATGCCTGCTTGCTGTCTCCAGAGGTGAATGAGTTTATTCTCACTTGCCGAAACCTCTTTTATCATCACGATTCCTCCACCTGCCATGTCTGAATCAGATAAAAGAATAGCTAACTCACATTTACAACAGGAACACATGGGAACTCTCCCCCAAGGCATGGAGAGGAAGGATGGCATGATGGCACCCCGAGGACAACCATCAGAGTCGACAATGAGGTGGAAGCACACAGAGAGGCTAACAACTACAAGGTAGGGGACAATTACTACTTCAAATCAGCTATTTCAccaccaaatttttttttaaacaaagccaTTCTTTCAAATTCCTGATGGAACAAAgagcttttctctctctcttttttttctttttttttttttaattatttaggtGATTGCCTTTGTATACTACTGGAAAAGTACAATGGtgaatttgttttcagagaGAACAATGTGAAAGCATACCTTTAAACCTTGAAACAATCTGGTCTTTCACATGTTCCACAGAACACTTGgagatgattatttttaagaactgcacgtataaaataaagtgacaaaagaaGATGTAGGGGGTTGAAGAGATCCGTAGTTCAGAACAATGTTCAAAGGACTGCTTTCGGCTCGTCACAAGTAATGTGGAGGATATGCCAGATATCTGCAACACATTTTGCTGATCagatgatgcaaaaaaaaaacaacaacccaacaaactttttggacaaaaaaaatttgtggCAAAATTTGAACACTAAAtacaatctgactgagcttaagATGTTTTGCTATGAAGAATGGGAGAAAAACCAGtggatgaatatttttcttagaTGGCATAAACGTCTACATTAACATGatattctgcattttgttttgttttccagtttggaTTTAGAAAATGGAAGGGTAACGTGACGGAGAAACCAATCGAAGACCGATCTGACATCGACAAAGAACTGCACACCGACCTCAGCATTGTCAAGAACACTGAAGGTCTTCTATTGCCATCTgttatttgtctgtttgttcAACAGGAGagcacaatattagaaaaacaaccaaaatgtgCTGTTGTTTGAGAATGCTGCTGCAAAGATATAACTTTGGGATAAATAagcagtttattaaaaaattgtCTTTCTGCTGCATTGCAAATATTAACTCTAGATAATGAGCAGTCTGTTCAgctttggaaacaaaaaaaaccaaaacaaagtaaaactctTTCTTTCCACCTCAATGTGGGTTTTACTGAGAATTGCTTTTGGAcaacttttgctgttttggGAATGAAATGACTTGGTTGATGTCCCTTTAAAAACTCTGACCCCTTATTCCTTTTTACCTTCTAAAATTTTGCTCCATATTGTAAgtgttgcaaaaatatttcacgGTGAGCAGAAATACCTGGTATTGCCTAGCACCTATTCTTGTCTAGTTAGTTCTTTGTCAAATGCAAATACAGTGGTATCGAAACAATAACTACTTTGtgatatattgtgcagctctattATTGAATTTATATGCATAAACATACCGGTAAGTATTTTTGCTCTTACCTGAaagctcttttctttctgtcctttaGCTCCAGTGGTCACCTTTGGAAACATAgtgtatgtgtttttatttggctGGTGGATCTCCTTAATCTACCTGCTCATTTGTCCTGTGATGTTTCTGACTGTCTTTGGTGTCCCTTATGGTATGTATTCTAGAACCAGCTGCATCATTAAGAAACGTGAGCGTTTTACTGCATGTTGTTGAGCCATTTGTTTCACTCCTTTCAGGTAAAGTCTGTTTAAAGTTGGCCCGGTATATAATTTGGCCATTTGGAAAATCCGTACAGAGGGTAAATGGATATAAATCATCCACGATTTCTAGCCAAATACGTCTTTCTAATGGACTATTTTCTATATTCTATTCTTTAAAATTCCAGGCTTGTCGTTTAGTTGACATGTCTGCCGTGAAGCCGACAAACTGTGACATTGTTCCACAAGAGCACAAGGATCTGGTTGGGGATAAGGACTGCACACCTCTTCTGGTGTCCTCCCCCCTTCCTGTTGAGATCCCCGTTCCAACTCTTCCTCCAAGAAAAACCACCAAGCACTGGGTGGGAGTGTCAGAatgtattttatcattataaACGATTTTCATGCTACTAAGTCGTTCCCCGTTGTGTCTCTGCAGTGCCGGGTCAGCACTTTCCTTTGGTTGTTGCTGGGTTACCCTGTACTGGCTGTGGTCCATTGCCTGGCATTCGTCCTGTCCTGGCTTCCAGTCTTCACCATCCCCATTGCAAAGATGAACAGCCGCATCCTAACCACTGTTCTCCTCATGGCACCGGAGGACATCGAGATCCTTTCACTGGACAAGGTTTCCTACGAGCTCTTAGGGCGACATTAATTTTAACAATGGCTTTGATGTTGCACCAGCAAAGTTAACTTTCTGTTGACGTGTTTTATAACTTACAGTCATGGCAAAGATTTTGAGATCGACACATCATGCTTTTCAAAAAccttgatttttaaatgttttggactGTTTCTGTCTTGGACTGAGGTTCACTAATAAACTTTTCAGAAGTATTAAAGGCCATTCATGAGGAACATATCATGTTTGTGCAAAACTGTGAGTAGGTTGCATAATGGGATTTGGTTTGAGTTTTCTgtacatgaaacaaaaactttttttattttctgtcctaGGGCTAAAGGTAGATCATTATAAATAACTCATTGTTGCAACTAATGTCCTTTAATCTGATCTCTCTGCAAAGCTTTTAACTAgttaagtaattattttttaccgtttgctgttttatttgatcttCCAGAAGGATGTGTGTGAGACAAGAGTGGTCTTGTACTGTTATGAGGCCTTCAATGTGTATTACTACAAATACTCAGTCCAAGGGATCAACATTTTTGCTCTCAGTATCCTTTTTTACCTGGTCATGAATGGGTAGTGGGGAGGTGGagggctttttttcttcttcttctttttaagatGCATCTGTCTGTTTTCCTTAATCTCTTCTTGCAGACTTGTTACCTTTGGTATTTGTGACTTTAATTGCTGGCTACACTGACCGAGAGCATGAATACTTCAGTACAGAGACCATGTTTACAATAGCCATCGTGTCCATAATTCCCCTGTCCTACTATATTGGCATGGGAATTGCAAGGTAAAAATATTGCCATTTTTCAACAAATGAGGGGgcaaaaaatgaaatgcatcagAAGTATTCATAACCTTTGATGTTCACTGTGTTCATTAAATGGCTCATGGCAAACTGAAGGTGGGGAGTTTTGACGGGAGAGTTCTGAGccgtttctttttcttttttttttaacacactCAGTCTGTCAGTTTATATGCTCAGCTTCAGTTGTGCCTCCACCCCTCTCATTTTTAGATGGATCAAATGCATTGTAAATATGAATGTAGTATGGGAAGGAGTGTGATTACATTTACGAAGAGCCGTTATGCTGCACGCAGAattcatgtttcagttttgctGTTGTGTTCTGCTCAGCATTTCTGCACAGAGTAACTTCGCAGTGGGGGCAGTAGTCAACGCCACGTTTGGTTCCATCACAGAGATGACCTTCTACATCACGGCGCTGGTTCGGGGGCATCGCGCCGGCAGTAATTGTTACGAGGAGATCGTCAAATCTGCACTGGCTGGCACTCTGATTGGGTGCATTCTGTTCATACCTGTAAGCATCGCTGAAGGACATGCGAGCGCTCAGCCTCCTGGCTGCCTGCAAGTCTAATTGATTCTAAAACTCTTTTGCAGGGTATCTGTATGACTATTGGAGGAATCAAACACAGTGAGCAGAGATTTAACAGTCGCTCAGCCGGAGTGAGCTCAGCTTTGCTCTTCATATCCATTGGAGGTAAGGATTGCGTTTGGTTATTTTAAACGTTTTCCAGAATTGTCCTAATGAGATTTGCGCTTCGCTCTGAAGGTGTGTTTGCACCCACCCTTTTCTCAAAGACCTTTGGCAACCTGGTGTGTGAAAACTGCTCCAGCGCTCCTGGTAATGGCACCGTACCATTCACCTGCAAGGACTGCCACTATGAAATGGTGGGCAGCTTTTTCCCAGCTTTTGTCAGAACAAGTTCAAGATTTTTACAGgaatatttttaccatttttttttttcttcttacgtATTTAAATGAAACTCAGGCAGCACTGTCTTATTTCCCCAACAGACTACGGCTGACCCACATTTAATTCTATCCTATATTGAGTAAgtaaaatcatttcaattctGAGAtgcattttctgcacatttattcCACCCGAGTTTGGATTAactaagaaatgtttttccagGCCTCTGGTGTACACCATTTCCATCCTGCTGCCTGCTTCCTATCTGATCGGGCTCATCTTCACACTCAAGACCCATGCACACATTTATGATATCCATGTCAGCGACGGTCATGGGGGACAAGCACACGGTCAGTATGCACAGGAGGGTACCAACACCAACAATCCCACTGGTGAGGTCGCAGCTGCCCATCTGGTTCCTACCAACGTGTGTATTAATGCCAGCCTTACTGCACCTAGCCGCATTCCGACAGGTGTGTGGGTTACATGTGGTTCTttgcatgaaatatttaaaacccttTGCATGTTGCTTGCCTGAAAAACTACATGCATGTGACAATCTTAAGTGCTTGATTTCCAGCTTAAGTTAGTCATGCGTGCCGAAACTAaatttttttcatagaaattCGTGAATTCCTTTTAGTTTAAAAGGGAACCTTTTAGTATCAACTGCTGTAAAGGTTTTTGACTTTTGTCacaggcttcttttttttctttccaaaaacgATTAAAAGGCATCATCTACATATATGATGATTGAGGAAAAACTTTAAAGCATTTGATGGAGCTCAAAGTTTTTGTGAGATTTATTTCGCAGCATATATTAACTACCcactattaaaataaataaaagttagagGAGGAATTAAAACCTGAAGTTTTAAAACCATGTTAGTATTctaagagggggaaaaaaaagttgaggtTCTTTTGACAAAAAGTTGTGCTAAGTCAACATTTGAAGGTGtcacacaaatatttaaatgcatgtATTTTGAGTGTGTTGGTGGTTAATAAGACGTCTGCTGCCATCAGGTCATCCTGTTGTCCACTGGTCCAGATGGAAGGCTCTTGCAGTGCTGATTTTTGCCACCGTGCTCATGGCCTGCTGCGCGGATCTTTGCACCGTCAACATCGAGCCCATCCTGAGTCATTCCTCCATTTCCCAGGTAGTTAAAATGCAAACCATTTATGGCTACAAATGTTCTCAACAAGAACATTTAGTTCAAATGATGAGACTGGAACTTTTCCAGTTGCACTCAGATGGGTCTTGTTTCCCTGCAGTACTTCATCGGCGTCTCCGTATTGGCAATGGTGCCGGAGCTTCCTGAGATTGTCAATGGGATCCAGTTTGCACTGCAAAACAATATCAGCTTGaggtttggtttttgttttgttttgtttctgtcatggTAACTTATGTCAAACTGTAGTATTTTGAGTAATGGGAGTTGTAACAGACGCATAATGTCAAACTGTACAGAAATTCTTTTGACAATTGCACAGCAAAGTCTGAAGATTTGTATATTTCTAACTCTTTTGCAGTCTTGAAGTAGGCAGTTGCATTGCTGTGCAGGTTTGCATGATACAGATTCCACTTCTTGTCCTGTTTAATGCTTTCTACGTGAGTATGTTTTACGTCTTTGTCCATGTAGCGCATCCTACTCATTTATCGTCACCTTTTGTAAACCTGTTGAAAGGAATTCATCCTCTATTGCAGTAGCCTAACCTCACACATAAATGAAGTATCTCCTCTGCTGGGTGTAATGTTTTCACACATTGTCTGTGGCAAACTGCTCAACTTGACTGGCTTaatataattgtattttttcttgtgtccaggatgtgggATTTGTGCTTGTGTTCAGTGACATTCATCTTTGGGCCAGCATCTTCAGCGTCATCCTGGTCAACTACATCTTCATGGATGGGAAGTGTGACTACTTTCAGGGTAAGTTCCTCATGTTGCAAACTCCTTCCGCCTGCTTCCTATCTGATCGGGCTCATCTTCACACTCAAGACCCATGCACGCATTTATAATATCCATGTCAGCGATGGTCATGGGGGACAAGCACACGGTCAGTATGCACAGGAGGGTACCAACACCAATAATCCCACTGTTGGTGTTGAGCCACTTTTCAAGGCTCAACACAGATGttatagaaaaactaaaataaaaagtcctcAGTTGTCATCTTTGTGTT is a window of Gambusia affinis linkage group LG23, SWU_Gaff_1.0, whole genome shotgun sequence DNA encoding:
- the cax1 gene encoding cation/H+ exchanger protein 1 isoform X1, producing MSFKTPSLLSGDVDNLRKRSVAEPTENCCDPEHHQQFARLQIQPQRLFVGPHYPDVGSLATPSPDGSVHHFCQFTPKCLLAVSRGTHGNSPPRHGEEGWHDGTPRTTIRVDNEVEAHREANNYKFGFRKWKGNVTEKPIEDRSDIDKELHTDLSIVKNTEAPVVTFGNIVYVFLFGWWISLIYLLICPVMFLTVFGVPYGKVCLKLARYIIWPFGKSVQRACRLVDMSAVKPTNCDIVPQEHKDLVGDKDCTPLLVSSPLPVEIPVPTLPPRKTTKHWCRVSTFLWLLLGYPVLAVVHCLAFVLSWLPVFTIPIAKMNSRILTTVLLMAPEDIEILSLDKKDVCETRVVLYCYEAFNVYYYKYSVQGINIFALNLLPLVFVTLIAGYTDREHEYFSTETMFTIAIVSIIPLSYYIGMGIASISAQSNFAVGAVVNATFGSITEMTFYITALVRGHRAGSNCYEEIVKSALAGTLIGCILFIPGICMTIGGIKHSEQRFNSRSAGVSSALLFISIGGVFAPTLFSKTFGNLVCENCSSAPGNGTVPFTCKDCHYEMTTADPHLILSYIEPLVYTISILLPASYLIGLIFTLKTHAHIYDIHVSDGHGGQAHGQYAQEGTNTNNPTGEVAAAHLVPTNVCINASLTAPSRIPTGHPVVHWSRWKALAVLIFATVLMACCADLCTVNIEPILSHSSISQYFIGVSVLAMVPELPEIVNGIQFALQNNISLSLEVGSCIAVQVCMIQIPLLVLFNAFYDVGFVLVFSDIHLWASIFSVILVNYIFMDGKCDYFQGTALVVVYCIVLAVYFFAPSPRSC
- the cax1 gene encoding cation/H+ exchanger protein 1 isoform X2 produces the protein MSFKTPSLLSGDVDNLRKRSVAEPTENCCDPEHHQQFARLQIQPQRLFVGPHYPDVGSLATPSPDGSVHHFCQFTPKCLLAVSRGTHGNSPPRHGEEGWHDGTPRTTIRVDNEVEAHREANNYKFGFRKWKGNVTEKPIEDRSDIDKELHTDLSIVKNTEAPVVTFGNIVYVFLFGWWISLIYLLICPVMFLTVFGVPYGKVCLKLARYIIWPFGKSVQRACRLVDMSAVKPTNCDIVPQEHKDLVGDKDCTPLLVSSPLPVEIPVPTLPPRKTTKHWCRVSTFLWLLLGYPVLAVVHCLAFVLSWLPVFTIPIAKMNSRILTTVLLMAPEDIEILSLDKKDVCETRVVLYCYEAFNVYYYKYSVQGINIFALNLLPLVFVTLIAGYTDREHEYFSTETMFTIAIVSIIPLSYYIGMGIASISAQSNFAVGAVVNATFGSITEMTFYITALVRGHRAGSNCYEEIVKSALAGTLIGCILFIPGICMTIGGIKHSEQRFNSRSAGVSSALLFISIGGVFAPTLFSKTFGNLVCENCSSAPGNGTVPFTCKDCHYEMTTADPHLILSYIEPLVYTISILLPASYLIGLIFTLKTHAHIYDIHVSDGHGGQAHGHPVVHWSRWKALAVLIFATVLMACCADLCTVNIEPILSHSSISQYFIGVSVLAMVPELPEIVNGIQFALQNNISLSLEVGSCIAVQVCMIQIPLLVLFNAFYDVGFVLVFSDIHLWASIFSVILVNYIFMDGKCDYFQGTALVVVYCIVLAVYFFAPSPRSC